The proteins below come from a single Erythrobacter sp. SG61-1L genomic window:
- the plsY gene encoding glycerol-3-phosphate 1-O-acyltransferase PlsY, with translation MGSWQAILAAAGLAYLLGSIPFGLLLTRLAGLGDVRQIGSGNIGATNVLRTGNKGLAALTLLLDLAKGAAAVLIVARLFPGLQGLAALGVVLGHCFPVWLKFKGGKGVATAAGVCFGIGWPVGLAYAVVWIGMLALTRISSLSGMSAAIAAPVAAYALGYQAEFPWLVAISALVIWLHRANIARLKNGTEPRVGSKK, from the coding sequence ATGGGCAGTTGGCAGGCAATTCTGGCGGCGGCGGGGCTGGCTTATCTGCTTGGCTCGATCCCGTTCGGCCTGTTGCTGACGCGCCTCGCCGGGCTGGGCGATGTGCGTCAGATCGGCTCCGGCAATATCGGCGCCACCAATGTGCTGCGCACCGGTAACAAGGGGCTGGCGGCGCTTACCCTGTTGCTCGATCTGGCCAAGGGTGCGGCGGCCGTGTTGATCGTGGCGCGCCTGTTTCCGGGGCTGCAGGGCCTCGCCGCGCTGGGCGTAGTGCTGGGGCACTGTTTCCCGGTCTGGCTGAAGTTCAAGGGTGGCAAGGGCGTGGCGACTGCTGCGGGCGTGTGCTTCGGCATCGGTTGGCCGGTTGGGCTGGCCTATGCAGTGGTGTGGATCGGCATGCTGGCGCTCACGCGCATCAGTTCGCTGAGCGGGATGAGCGCTGCGATTGCCGCCCCGGTCGCGGCCTATGCGCTGGGCTATCAGGCCGAATTTCCCTGGCTGGTGGCGATCTCTGCGCTGGTGATCTGGCTGCATCGTGCGAACATCGCCCGGCTGAAGAACGGCACGGAACCCAGGGTCGGCTCGAA